A stretch of DNA from Phenylobacterium koreense:
AGGAAGTGCTGCTGCCCATGGAGGCGGTCGATCCGCGCAACCTGCTGACCGGGCACTATTCGTCGCTGCGGCTGACCCAGCAGCTTGCGCCGGGTCAGAACTGCCCGGCCCGAAACACCAGCTATCGCGAGGGCGGCTGGCTGGCCCTGGCGAAAGCCGATGGCCATCACCGGTTCGTGGGGACCGCGAGGACGCGGGAAGCGGCGCTGAAGCTGGGCGAGGTGGCGGTGCGGGGCGGGGTCTACTGCGCGCGGACGGCCTTCGCCGAGGGCGAGCAGAACGCGGTGACGCTGGACATCGGCGTGGACCGCTTCCACGCCGACCAGGCCGAGGCTCAGGCGATGGACAAGGCGCTGGCGGCGCGGCGGCCTGGCGAGGCGGCGAACGCTTTCGCGGCGGTGTCGGTGGGGCGGGACGGCCGGGCGCGGCTGAAGGGCGTGATCCTCGACGGCAAGCGCACCGACCTGACCTAGTGGTGAGCCGGACTTTCTAGCGCCGGCCGAACAGCCGCTCGATGTCGGCCAGCTTGAGCTCCACATAGGTGGGGCGGCCGTGGTTGCACTGGCCGGAATGGGGGGTGGCCTCCATCTGGCGCAGGAGGGCGTTCATCTCCGGCGCGGTCAGCCGGCGGCCGGCGCGGACCGAGCCGTGGCAGGCCATGGTCCCGCAGACGTCGGCCAGGCGTTCCTTGAGGGCCAGGGCCTGACCGTTCTCGGAGAGGTCGTCGGCGATGTCGCGCACGAGGCCGGAGACGTCGGTCTCGCCCAGCAGGGCCGGGGTCTCGCGGACCAGCACCGCGCCGGGGCCGAAGGATTCCAGCACCAGGCCCAGGGCTTCCAGCTCCTCGGCGCGGGCGACGACGCGCTCGGCCTCGGCGGGGTCGAGCTCGACCACCTCGGGCAGCAGCAGGGCCTGGCGGGCGACGCCGCCCTCGGCCATCTCGACCTTCATGCGCTCGTAGACCAGGCGCTCGTGGGCGGCGTGCTGGTCGACGATGACCACCCCGTCGCGGGTCTGGGCGACGATGTAGGTCTCGTGCACCTGGGCGCGGGCCGCGCCGAGCGGGAAGTCGACCGGATCGAAGATGGCGGCGGGGGCTTCCTCGAAGCCGGCCGGGGCGGCGACGGGCGCCGGCGACCACTCGGCCGGCTCGGCGCGGGCGGAGACTTCGGTGAGGCCGGGCAGGCTCTGTGCGGCCTGGGCCACCGGCGCCCAGCCGCCCATCTGCCAGGCTGAGAATCCCTGGGCCGAAGGCTGGGGCTGGGGCGACCAGCCGGGACGGAGGTTGGCGAGGGTGTCGCTGGCGACGGTGGTGGCGGCCCGGTGCCCGGCGCCGGCCAGGGCATGGCGCAGGCCGCCGACGATCAGGCCGCGGACCAGGGCCGGGTCGCGGAAGCGGACCTCGGCCTTGGCGGGGTGGACGTTGACGTCGACCAGAGAGGGATCGAGCTCGAGATAGAGGGCCACCAGCGGGTGGCGGTCGCGGGCCAGGAAGTCGGCATAGGCCCCGCGCAGGGCGCCCTGCAGCAGCCGGTCGCGGACCGGGCGGCCGTTGACGAAGAGGTACTGGTGGGCGGCGTTGCCGCGGTTGTAGGTCGGCAGGCCGGCGAACCCGGTGAGCCGCACGCCCTCGCGCTCGTGGTCGATGGCCAGGGCGTTGTCGGAGAAATCCCGGCCCATGATCGAGGAGAGGCGGGCGAGGCGCCCGTCCGGCCCCTTGCTCTCGGCCGGCAGGCGCAGGGTGCGGCGGCCGTCGAGGTCGAGGGCGAAGGAGACCGCCTCGTGCGCCATGGCCTGGCGCTTGATCTCGTCGGCGATGGCCTGGGCCTCGGACCGCTCGGACTTCATGAACTTCAGCCGCGCGGGGGTGGCGTAGAAGAGGTCGCGGACCTCGACCCGGGCGCCGTGCGGACCGGGAAAGCCCGAGGGAGCGACCGCGCCCACCGCGCCGCCCTCGACCAGGATGGCGTGGGCGTCGGTGAGCCCCCTGGCGCGGGAGGAGATCGACAGCCGCGCCACCGAGCCGATGGAGGGCAGGGCCTCGCCCCGGAAGCCCAGGGTGTGGATGTGCAGCAGGTCGTAGTCGCCGGCGTCGTCGGGGCCGAGCTTGGAGGTGGCGTGGCGCTCGATGGCCAGGGCCAGCTCGTCGGCCGAGAGGCCGCAGCCGTCGTCGGCGACCAGGATGCGGGTCAGGCCGCCGCCGTCCGCCTGCACCTCGATGGAACGGGCGCCCGCATCCAGCGCGTTTTCCACCAGTTCCTTGACGGCGCTGGCAGGACGTTCGACCACCTCGCCGGCGGCGATGCGGTTGACGGTTTCGGGCGGGAGGCGGCGGATAGGCATGGTCATGCTCTGGCTTGCTCGTCACTATATGGCGATTCCGGGGGGCTTGGTCCGGAAGGTGCGTATGAAGTCGGTCAAACCAGCTCTGGGCTTTCCAGCTCTGGGCGTCGCAGTCCTGATGATGGCGCTCGCCGTCTCGCCCGCCCCCGCGCAGGTTCCGCTGACTCCCGCCCAGCAACAGGACCCCAACGATCCCGACGGCACCCTGGTCGAGGAACTGGTGGTGACGGCGCGGTTGCCGGGGCCGGCCTGGTGGCGGGTCTCGGACGGCGACACGACGGTCTATGTGCTGGGCGCGCCGAGCGTGATGCCCAAGAGCTTTGGCTGGGACCGCAGCGTGCTGGAGCGGCGCCTGAAGGACGCCAACGAGGTGATCCTGCCGTTCAACAGCGTGAAGATCGGGGTGCTGCGGGCGCCGACGACGCTGCTCCGCGCCGCCCAGATCAAGGGCGGGCCGGTGGAGGACGATCTGCCCGAGCCGCTGCGCAGCCGGTTCGTCCGCGCCCGCGAGGCGGCGGGGCAGCCGGCCAAGCGCTATGGCTACAAGAACGAACTGGCGGCGGCGATCACCCTGGTCGGGGACTATCGCTCCAAGGTGCGGCTGACCGCCTCGGACCCCGCCAAGACCATCGGCTGGATCGCTCAGTCGATGAAGCTGAAGATCCACAAGAAGAGCTACGACATCGGCCCGCTGCTGGGGGCGGCGGTGAAGACCTCCAAGTCGGCCCAGCGAGCCTGCCTGCAGGAAGCACTGGACGAGGTGGAGGCCGGCCCGGCCTCCGTCCGACGGGCGGCCGAAGCCTGGGCGCAGGGCGACGTGCGCGGGGCGCTGAACGTGGAGCGGGGCTACGACCGCTGCATGGTGGCCGCGCCGGGCGCGGTCAAGATCGACGCCAAGATGAAGGCCGACCAGGCTGCGGCCATCGAACAGGCGCTGCAGAAGCCGGGGCACGCCGTGGCGGTGGTGCAGCTACGCCCGCTGTTGAGCCAGGGCGGCGTGCTCGATCGCCTGCGGGCGAAGGGATACGAGATCGGGACGCCCGGAGGAGACGAGGCGGATTGAGGGGGCCTTGTCCTTCTCCCCTTGCGGGAGAAGGGAGACTATGCGGCCATCAGGTGTTCATGGGGCCCGGTCTTCGGCTACGCCGAAACCGGGATGACACTGAACTTACAGTCCCGGCAGCTTGATGCGGGTCTGCTTTTCGCGGGAGATGACCACCGGGGCGTCGCCGGTCAGGTCCTTGATCTTGCTGGCCTCGGCGGCCGGATCGAGGGGGGCCGGGACGTTGTCGCCGGCCGCCGCGGCGGCGGCCGGGCTCGGGGCCTGGCCGTCCTTCCAGAACATCACCTTGTCGGCGAAGGACTTCTCCTTGTGGGCGAGGCCGCCGGTTTCGTCGTCGACGACGTAGCGGATCAGCGGGTCGGCCTTGTCGGCGCCGGCCTTGGAGACCAGCAGCTTTTCGCCGTCCGAACGGGCCTGGGCCTCACGCTGGCCGAGCAGGGCGGTGCGCGCGGCGCTTTCCGGCTGCAGTT
This window harbors:
- a CDS encoding GDYXXLXY domain-containing protein, producing the protein MTRALSWRILGAGLLLAVMLVGLVVSESRARAAGQEVLLPMEAVDPRNLLTGHYSSLRLTQQLAPGQNCPARNTSYREGGWLALAKADGHHRFVGTARTREAALKLGEVAVRGGVYCARTAFAEGEQNAVTLDIGVDRFHADQAEAQAMDKALAARRPGEAANAFAAVSVGRDGRARLKGVILDGKRTDLT
- the mutL gene encoding DNA mismatch repair endonuclease MutL — protein: MPIRRLPPETVNRIAAGEVVERPASAVKELVENALDAGARSIEVQADGGGLTRILVADDGCGLSADELALAIERHATSKLGPDDAGDYDLLHIHTLGFRGEALPSIGSVARLSISSRARGLTDAHAILVEGGAVGAVAPSGFPGPHGARVEVRDLFYATPARLKFMKSERSEAQAIADEIKRQAMAHEAVSFALDLDGRRTLRLPAESKGPDGRLARLSSIMGRDFSDNALAIDHEREGVRLTGFAGLPTYNRGNAAHQYLFVNGRPVRDRLLQGALRGAYADFLARDRHPLVALYLELDPSLVDVNVHPAKAEVRFRDPALVRGLIVGGLRHALAGAGHRAATTVASDTLANLRPGWSPQPQPSAQGFSAWQMGGWAPVAQAAQSLPGLTEVSARAEPAEWSPAPVAAPAGFEEAPAAIFDPVDFPLGAARAQVHETYIVAQTRDGVVIVDQHAAHERLVYERMKVEMAEGGVARQALLLPEVVELDPAEAERVVARAEELEALGLVLESFGPGAVLVRETPALLGETDVSGLVRDIADDLSENGQALALKERLADVCGTMACHGSVRAGRRLTAPEMNALLRQMEATPHSGQCNHGRPTYVELKLADIERLFGRR
- a CDS encoding TraB/GumN family protein, translating into MKSVKPALGFPALGVAVLMMALAVSPAPAQVPLTPAQQQDPNDPDGTLVEELVVTARLPGPAWWRVSDGDTTVYVLGAPSVMPKSFGWDRSVLERRLKDANEVILPFNSVKIGVLRAPTTLLRAAQIKGGPVEDDLPEPLRSRFVRAREAAGQPAKRYGYKNELAAAITLVGDYRSKVRLTASDPAKTIGWIAQSMKLKIHKKSYDIGPLLGAAVKTSKSAQRACLQEALDEVEAGPASVRRAAEAWAQGDVRGALNVERGYDRCMVAAPGAVKIDAKMKADQAAAIEQALQKPGHAVAVVQLRPLLSQGGVLDRLRAKGYEIGTPGGDEAD
- a CDS encoding DUF3035 domain-containing protein, which translates into the protein MRLNRVLVASALVAIAGVSLAGCGSTRNALGMSKVTPDEFRVVSKAPLVVPPEYALRPPAPGEPRPQELQPESAARTALLGQREAQARSDGEKLLVSKAGADKADPLIRYVVDDETGGLAHKEKSFADKVMFWKDGQAPSPAAAAAAGDNVPAPLDPAAEASKIKDLTGDAPVVISREKQTRIKLPGL